The following are encoded together in the Triticum dicoccoides isolate Atlit2015 ecotype Zavitan chromosome 6B, WEW_v2.0, whole genome shotgun sequence genome:
- the LOC119322560 gene encoding BTB/POZ and MATH domain-containing protein 1-like yields the protein MPASAAEATITSKTSSTVVVHTGEHLFKVVGHSLVTGSNTILTSETFRAGGHDWAIAYYPNGRVPRVDEQFTSVFLKLISPGDGEVRASYSFCLQDPESPSTNRFIFGKTSCKFLFGGKGLGTSSFVSKADLAASGCLKDDCLVIKCTVEVYKVISEDKDNGNITVPPSNLSIDLSDILESGLKADLTVKIGSSKSFKVHACVLSARSPVFGVLLHYMYKDSLPAFMEETTEEATNMAQHLLVAADRYAVERLKLMCESKLSKALDVKTAGFTLDLAERYNCQQLKGCCLKYMARDFERLRDIKRSEGFEQLKKNHPLVVCDIFDEVIEKLNRQVVITFPS from the exons ATGCCGGCATCGGCGGCGGAGGCCACGATAACCAGCAAGACCTCCTCAACGGTGGTCGTCCACACCGGCGAGCATCTGTTCAAGGTCGTCGGCCACTCCCTGGTCACAGGAAGCAACACCATCCTCACCTCCGAGACCTTCCGCGCCGGCGGCCACGACTGGGCTATCGCCTACTACCCAAACGGCCGCGTCCCGAGGGTTGATGAGCAGTTCACGTCTGTGTTCCTCAAGCTGATAAGCCCCGGCGATGGTGAGGTCAGGGCGTCCTACTCCTTCTGCCTCCAGGATCCTGAATCGCCATCGACCAACAGATTTATTTTTGGCAAAACATCATGTAAGTTCTTGTTCGGGGGTAAGGGTTTGGGCACCAGCAGCTTTGTGAGCAAAGCCGATTTGGCCGCATCCGGGTGCCTCAAGGATGACTGCCTGGTGATCAAGTGCACCGTTGAAGTCTACAAAGTCATCTCTGAGGATAAAGATAACGGTAACATCACCGTGCCGCCCTCCAACTTGAGCATAGATCTCAGCGATATTCTAGAGAGCGGCCTGAAGGCAGATCTCACTGTCAAGATCGGTTCGTCCAAGAGTTTCAAGGTGCATGCGTGCGTGCTGAGTGCGCGGTCACCG GTTTTCGGGGTCTTGCTGCACTACATGTACAAGGACTCCCTGCCGGCATTCATGGAGGAGACCACGGAAGAGGCGACAAACATGGCGCAACATTTGCTCGTCGCAGCTGATCGATATGCGGTAGAAAGACTGAAACTGATGTGCGAGAGCAAGCTGAGCAAGGCGCTGGATGTCAAGACCGCGGGCTTCACTCTGGATCTGGCTGAGCGGTACAATTGTCAACAGCTCAAGGGTTGCTGTCTCAAGTATATGGCAAGAGACTTTGAGAGGTTGCGAGACATAAAACGAAGCGAAGGATTTGAGCAATTGAAGAAGAACCATCCACTTGTCGTGTGTGATATTTTCGATGAAGTTATTGAGAAACTGAATCGACAGGTTGTAATTACTTTTCCTTCGTGA